GATTTGGAAGAAATCTTAGCCTGTGGTTTAGACTTCGGTTTTAGTACAATATTGTAGGCAGATGCAGTAAAATTTGGGCCCACCACTGACTTACATGCTTATATTAGTTGACAGTCTTAAGCTTTTTTTACCTCTTGCATGGCTGCTCATGCTAGAACCTTTCCTGATACTTGCTTTAAGCAGAAACATTAGCTTCGTTATGAATTTTTATGGTCTTTTAAGCAATAATAAGGTCAGACTCAAATACAAACCAGATTTGGAAatgagggttttttaaaaaaaaaaaaaacaacataacaGGAGCAGAAGTATTTTACAATGTAAATTTCTTGCAGAATTGATGTCACTTTAGGTTACAATTTCAGGCGGCATCAACAGATCACTGTGTATAAACCTCCATTTGTGAAAGCAAAAGCCTTGTAATCTATGATCAATGTTATCATTCTGGGgcacaaatataaaaaatacccTGCTTGGTGACAGTTTTGTTTTTACTGCAGTCCTGCACAGCCATTTCTCCGTGATACTCGTTTCTTACTCTCTCAAGAGGAGCACTGTCTGCTTTATCTATCCAGTTTCTGAAGATTGCGTAGTGtttcataattacatttttttttgaaaaagcaatacAAACCATGCTGTAGTATCAGTGTTCTTGtgacaaataatttatttctaaacatttaaCATGGcaggcttataaaaaaaaaaattggagggtttttttttaagatgtataAACAATCAAACAAGTTAAACATTTCTCACAGAGCTCTCAGGATCTGACCACAGTACAACAATCAAATAACAGATCCTAAAACCATAGGAACAGCTGTAGTTTTACCTCTGTTTCTAGAAATACAATAGCGTTCTTCCCTCAGTTATGCAATACTGTATCTTTAGCTATttagtttaacaaaaaaaaaaatctatttttgaaaAACTTTGACCTTCTTAACATACATTCTTAGAACACTGACATCTGAAATACTTGTCTAGAGAGTATTGTCCCCAAGACCTCATTTTTATATCTAAGAAAATAACACGTCCTATAATTCCATCAAAAAACCATGTGCAGTTGTTGAAGATAGCAAAATTCAATACTGACCATAATCACAATGTAACAAAAAACCTGGTGAAACCTCAAACTTGGTACTAGAGGTTTCTGCACCTCTTCTAATTTGTCTCTAAGAGACTATCTGAAAGACAGCCAAATGTAAATACGTCATAACATCTTAGCTGTAGTACAAATAAGGTGGCAGTGCTCTGTCATTCTAGATGTACAGGATGTAACTATAGTATCTTCACTGTGTAGTGGATGTGTCAAGAATAATTATGTTAATGCAATTGCAAATTCTGTATTGTTGTCTATTAGCAGTGTAAACTACTGAAAACTTGGCCTTGCTGATATGAATAAAGTGATTAAATACCCATCTTTACAGATACACTGGAGTTTGTCTTCTTTAAGAAACATGAATCTTAGAATTTCTTactttgttcattttaaaatttgaagaaaGAGAACTATTTTAGAAACGAAGTCACAATATAAATGCATCTGATTTAATCTTCCCTGCGTGGTTCCAGAACTCTCGGGATGCATCGGTACACAGAGGTATGTGTGTACACACGTGGGTTTTGATTATCCCGATGTATCAGAGATGTCTAGTAACTGAACTGCACATGAACGCTACTGCATCTAGTCCTCTAGTAGTGTGTGAACATTATCAAAGACACCAAAGCAATTCTATTTTATACGTATATACGTATACACGCACAAAGTGCATCCTGTTTTCAGAATTTCCCATCAGCTTCTGCAGACCCCCCAAGATCCACAGGCTTGTAACACTCTCGGAACGAGTGCGGAGGTGGTATGTTTAAATAAGAAGGTGTAACACTCTCACAGGGATTACAGAGGTGATATATCGAAAGAAGGTCGTTCTAAGTTTCATGCTGGGCAGAGAACAAATACTGGAGAGTGGCAAAGGATGATGCAGTTGCAAAAACAGTTCTAAAAATCCAGGTAGGAATTTGGGAAGCATCTTCAGAGCTAGTTTCTTGGCATAAACTTTATTCGCGGTGACATTTCATACATTCCAGAAGATTCTGGTAGAAATCCCGTGGTTACAGCAGACCACGTGGAGAAGTGTCAGAGGAAGACAGGGCGGTGCATTCCAAAGTATCCTGCATGTACAGGATACAGACGTGGAAAAGTGCTTTGTGAGTtcccagtatttttatttaagaatattAGAATGTCCCAGAGAAATGCTGCCATTGCAGTTTTgccccggcagcgcagccctccTTCAGTCAAAGTCGACTCTAcagctgtggttttggtttgtgttgcCCCGGACTTTAAACGTTTTTACACCAAGTAGATTTTAGTTTATATATTAATACAGAATCAAAGGCAAGTAACTGACGTGTGTGATGACAAATCCTGCCAAAACCTGATTATTTCACTTGACGTAATGCCATGTACTGCAATCAAATGTCTATACTTACAGatatcaaaatttattttataaagaaagaatTGTTGTTTATCTTCTGGAATACTGATGTTCACCTTAAGTATATTTAAGCAAATTCCAACATAAACATCCTCAAATTTAATAGGTTTAATATGACTCATCAGTTCATAAATCCTCAGAGCCAGTTTTCCATCCAATATATAACCCATCCCACTGCAATATGGAGGATACAACTTGAATGGATATTCATCGTAAGAGATGTATGTTTTTTTGTAAAAGCCTCTGTAGGCAAAGTTATCTATAAGGGGATaaccagtaaaaatattttctgaggaaTTTAGCTTCAGAAGAAATTTTACCAAGTTAGCAGTGTTGATGAAGACATCAGCATCGGTCTTCATGAGGAACCTAGCATTTGAACAGAACTCAGCGACCCACCTAAACGCCATGATCGTTTTCAAGGTGAGATTGTCGTAAGTGTCCATGAAATCTTGGCGAATTATGTCACCATAGAGGATGCTTTCATCTTCTACCGACAGTGCTGCAGCGTCGTCTTCTCTTTGAGTGTCCTCACCTAGTAAGAACAGGGTTAGAACTTGGTGTCCCCACCAGAAGTTTTGAGATCCCCATGTTATCCTGATGGCCTGCCTTGACTTCA
The Harpia harpyja isolate bHarHar1 chromosome 12, bHarHar1 primary haplotype, whole genome shotgun sequence genome window above contains:
- the B3GALNT1 gene encoding UDP-GalNAc:beta-1,3-N-acetylgalactosaminyltransferase 1, whose product is MYMRPLKWIFLFLLAFSVITMWYVTFSSNTVIEHTNLLYFYEYEPVYKQHYLFTLREHLKCKDINPFLVILVSSRPKDVKSRQAIRITWGSQNFWWGHQVLTLFLLGEDTQREDDAAALSVEDESILYGDIIRQDFMDTYDNLTLKTIMAFRWVAEFCSNARFLMKTDADVFINTANLVKFLLKLNSSENIFTGYPLIDNFAYRGFYKKTYISYDEYPFKLYPPYCSGMGYILDGKLALRIYELMSHIKPIKFEDVYVGICLNILKVNISIPEDKQQFFLYKINFDICKYRHLIAVHGITSSEIIRFWQDLSSHTSVTCL